The DNA segment GGTATCTGTCGCCATTTGGGAGATAAAAAAGTTGGCATTATTCATTTTGATCGTCATGTAGACACTCAAGAAACCGACCTAGACGAAAGGATGCACACTTGTCCTTGGTTTCATGCTACTAATATGAAAAATGCCCCCGCCAAAAACTTAGTCCAGTTGGGTATCGGGGGTTGGCAAGTCCCTCGTCAAGGCGTAAAAGTCTGTCGCGAACGAGCAACGAATATTTTAACAGTGACAGATATCACTGAGATGGGTTTAGATGCGGCGGCTAATTATGCTATTGAACGAGCAACCGATGGCACAGATTGCGTCTGGATCAGTTTTGATATTGATTGTATCGATGCAGGTTTTGTCCCTGGTACAGGTTGGCCCGAACCCGGTGGCTTATTACCTCGGGAAGCTTTGGGTTTACTCGGCAAAATTATCAGAAAAGTCCCAGTTTGTGGTCTAGAAGTGGTCGAAGTATCTCCTCCCTACGATATCAGCGATATGACGGCGCTAATGGCCACTAGAGTCATTTGTGATACTATGGCACATCTGGTTCTATCAGGACAGTTACCGCGTAAGAGCAAACCCAATTACATTCATCCCGAAGCACAACCTGAAATAGTAGCCTGGACTTGAGCAATGCACGAAACGGACATGACTAAGGCTTTACTAATCACGGTGCGCGATTGGTGGGAATCACAGCCTGAAACTTATAAAATTACGCAGATTCATCTGACGGTGGGACGGTTTACCTGTGTTGAACCCGCTAGCTTGCAATTTGCTTTTGAAGTCCAAACTCGCAATACCTTTCTCGAAGGTGCCCAACTCCTGATTAAAGAAACCCCTTTAATCGCCTTTTGTCACCATTGCCAAAAAGAATATGCTCCCGCAATTGGTATTCAGTACGCCTGTCCAGTATGTCGATCGCCTATGGAGGAGATTCGTTCTGGTCGAGAACTGAAAATTGAGCGAATTGAGGGAGTGCAGAAAACGCACTAAAGTTACCCATTTTAAAACAAAGTGAGAGAAAACCCATGCACCAAACCTTTGAAGCAGCGCTAGGAGTCAATCTACTCCACGCTAATCAAGTCGGAGCATCCCATAACCGAGAACATTTCGATCAATGGGGTATTGTTTGCTTAAATCTGATGAGTAGTCCAGGATCAGGAAAAACTCTATTACTAGAACGCACCCTAGAAAAACTCAGCCCGGAGTTAAAAATTGCGGTGATCGAAGGTGATATGACCACTGAACTCGACGCGGAACGTCTCAGAGAGTATCAAGTCCCCGTCATTGCCATTAATACGGGTCGTTCCTGTCATTTGGACGCCAAAATGGTAGCAGGAGGCATTCACCGACTCGCCTATGAATATGATCCCACAGACTTTGATTTAGTTTTGGTGGAAAATGTCGGTAATTTGGTTTGTCCTGCTGAATTCGAAGTAGGAGAACACGCCAAAGTTGCTTTACTCAGCATTACAGAAGGAGAAGATAAACCATTGAAATATCCTGTAATGTTTCAGGAAGCAGACTGTTTATTAATTACCAAAATGGATCTAGCTCCCTATTTAGAAATTGATCTAGATCGCATCATTAGTAATGTACGTCAAATGAATCCTACTGTCACAATTATTCCTGTTTCTGCTAAGACAGGATTGGGATTAGAAGATTGGTTTAAATGGTTAAAAAATCAAGTTGATCTGGATTAATTATGAAATTACGAGGAATAAGATCAAGTTTATCACTTTTTATCATTACCCTATTCTTGACGATCGCTTGTACCAATCCTGCGGTTTACATCAAAACCACCACTGAATCTCAAATTGGCGCTACTGCGGAAGTTGGTGCGGTTCGCTTAGGGTTTAGTGCTTGGCCAGGATGGTTTCCCTGGGAAGTAGCTCAAGAAAAAGGAATATTCAAAGCCAACCAAGTGGCCGTAGATCTCAAATGGTTTGATGGTTATTTAGAATCTATCAGTACCTTAACTGCGGAACAAATTGACGCCAACAGTCAAACATTGGGAGATACGATCAGTTCAGTAGTAGGTGGTGCTGAGCAAGTAGTTGTTTTAGTCAATGATAACTCTGTAGGCAATGATAAGGTAATTGTTGCAGAGGGTATAAACTCTGTTGAAGATCTAACAGGCAAAAAAGTCGCCGCAGAAGAAGGTACAGTGGATCATTTTCTGTTGTTACTGGGATTAAAAGAAGCAGGGATGTCACCACAAGATATCGAGTTTATTCCCCTAGAAACTGGTAAAGCGGCTTCTGCTTTTGTCGGGGAACAAGTAGATGCTGTCGCCGTTTTTGCTCCTTTTACTACCCAAGCTTTAAAACGCCCTGGAAGTAAAGAATTATTTAGTTCCAAAGACTTTCCTGGTGCTATTTCTGATCATTTAGTTTTTACGCGTGAATTCGTCGCAGAAAGCCCAGATAAAGTACAGGCGATCGTCGATGCTTGGTTTGCCACAATCGAAGCTATTCAAACTAATCCCGAAAGAGCCACTGAAATCATGGCAAAAAGGGCAGGTGTTTCGGTAGGTGAATATCAAGAATATGCTGATGGCACGAAGCTGTTTACGGTTGAAGAAAATCTGAAAGCCTTTATTCCGGGAAATGATATGACATCTCTACACTATGCTGCCGAAAAAATTGGGGAATTCCTCGTTGAAGTAGGTTTAGCCAATAACGAACCCGATCTGAGTAATTTATTTGACGATCGCTTTGTTAAAGCCCACGCCGCTAAATACAAATCCTAGAGAACAAAGATCATGACAACTAACAAGTTACAACCCACAGTCTTTTGGCGACTAGCTGAAGATATCCCAAAACCTCTATATACAGTCTTAACCATTACCTCAATCGCCCTCCCCCTCTTATTATGGTGGTTAGTTACTACCTTGGGTAACATTGATCCGAAATTTTTACCTTCACCAGGTAAAGTTGCAGAAGCCTTTGGGCGTCTTTGGAGCACTCGAGAATTATTAAAAGATACAGTAGCTAGTCTATGGCGGGTGGGAGTCGGTTTTATCTGGGCTTCTTTGCTTTCTATTCCCGTTGGGGTATTGATGGGCAGTTTCCCCAGTATTCGCGCCTTGTTCGAGCCTTTATTTGGTTTGATGCGTTATATGCCAGCCCCTGCCTTTATCCCCTTGCTAATCCTCTATTTAGGGATTGGGGAAGAACCGAAAATTACGCTGATTTTTATCGGGGTTTTCTTCTTTAATTCCCTAATGGTGATGGATACGGTAAAGTTTGTTCCCAAAGATCTCATTGAAGCTACCTATATCCTAGGAGGGAGTCGTTGGCAAACTCTGACTCAAGTCATTTTCCCCCATGTTTTACCAGGAATTCTGGATGCTTGTCGTATCAACTTAGCTGCGGCGTGGCAATTAGTAATTGTCTCTGAATTAATCGCTTCTACCGAAGGTTTAGGTCGTCGAATTAGTGTAGCAGGACGTTTTTTAAGAACCGATGAAATCTTTGTCGGCTTGATTGTAATCGGAGTTATTGGTCTGAGTTTTGATTTTTTATTCCAATATCTCTTGCGAGTTAGTTGTAAGTGGTCGAGTCAAAAACGCTAATTGTGACTTTGAACACAGGATAACCAGTAATCATGAATCAAAATTAACATTATCTTTCCCAGGAAATTGAACCGATGTATCTAAAAATTACCAATTTATACAAAAATTTTGAAACCAAACAAGGCAATTTGGTTGTTCTCAAAGATATCAACATGGATATTGAAGAAAGTGAATTTATCTGCGCCGTCGGGGCTTCAGGTTCAGGGAAATCTACTCTACTTCGTCAAATAGCAGGACTCGATCAACCTACCAGTGGTGATGTCAAAATCGATGGCAAACCCGTCACAGGACCAGGACCAGATCGCGGTATGGTTTTTCAACACTATACTCTGTACCCCTGGATGAATATTCAAGAAAACACCGAATTTGGACTAAAATTGCAGGGAATTCCCAGTAAAGAAAAACGAGAAAGGGCGAGTTATTATCTTAACGTTGTTGGATTAACAAAATTCGCCAAATCCCTACCCAAAGAACTCTCTGGCGGGATGAAACAACGAGCCGCGATCGCCCGCGCTTTGGTCTGCGAACCCAAAGTATTATTAATGGATGAACCTTTTGGCGCTTTAGATGTTCATACCAAAGAATCAATGCACGATTTTATGTTAGATCTATGGAAACGCACTAAAATTACGATCTTCATGATTACCCATGATGTCGAAGAAGCCGTTTTCTTATCCAATCGAATCTATGCTTTAGGTGCGCGTCCAGGAACCGTCAGACGGGAAATTGTCGTCAATTTACCAGAGCGATCCCGCCAGATTAAGCGTCAGAGCATTTTTCACGATTACAGAGATGAATTGATGGATTTACTGCGTTCACACGGTCAAGAAGCTATTGCTAACGCCGCCTAAATCTCGTTATCTGCTCCTGTATTATTGAGGATAACGGAGGGTCAGATTATCCAAAGAAACTGTATAGACTTGTTGAGCTTGATTGTATCTAACACTATAAGCAGTCGGATAGTAACCTGTCTGAGCGAATTCTTGTGGGAGATTAATTAATTCCTTTAGTTTGGGCTTAGTTTCAAGTAAAGCTTTGGTGAGCATTGGTTCTATAAACACAATTGCACCGTCATAAGTTCCGTAAATTAGGGTATGGGTAAAAGCTTTTCCCTGAAATTCTGAAGAATAGCTATTTATCCAATGGTTTCCCTCTTTGGGCGCAGGAGGAGTCCCTTCTGGGATATAGCCAAAAGGCATGAATTCTTTTAAAGGTGGTTTGGATACCCTAACTAAATCCTCTCCCATAGCTGTAATCTTCTGTCTTGCTTCGCTACTTAGAGAATAAAAATGAAAATCAAAATGGGGTACATCATAAATACCTATAGGTTCATGTCCTTGTGGATTCCAACTTACAATAACATATCGAAATGTTGAGGCTAAAGCTTCCGATGGAAGAGACAACTCGTACTCAATGGGAGTTGTTGGTAGTCCTGAAAGACTGGCTTGAGTGAACATAACTCCAATCTCTGTAGGATATTTTTGCTCATTCAAGGTTACATAGGTTTGTATAACTCCATCACCAAGTTGTTCTTGTTCTCCATATATTTGAACAGTTGGTTTGAAATTTAGAGCAAGTACTGCTGTTGTCACAGCTAGAGCAATAAAAGCAGTAAGTGCGGTCAAGTTTTTATTAGCTTTGTCCATAGGTTTAGTCTGATTGAATCCTCTAACCCTATGATCAGATACAGCGATGAAAAAAGAATGAAATTCGGGTCTAAAATGAAAAAAAATTAGTCAAACTGAATGCTCAAGCAATTACTGAAAAAACAGCCCTATATCTATTGCCAGGTACAAATAACCAAGCGCAAAAAACGTTTAAGATTGGATAGCCCTGATTGGAAAGCTAGAGCCTTTGGGGTTAACTATACATCGTTACAGCGATTTTCTCCAAGATTTACACTACCAAAAAGCACAAGCGATCGCCGATCATTAATACTACATATGCTTCCACTTATACTATCTCGGGAGTTAAGGTAGGGGAACACGCTCTAGCTGGAGCTTTGCGCTTTTACGCTTGAAACTGGTGTAGATTTTTCTCGTCCCTGTATCGGTTTACTGACTAACGTCATGTGGGACGCGAGATTACACTATCAAGCTAACGCTTTTGAGAGTCTTTTGGAAACTATTCGCATTCTTCCCCTAGAGATTTTTGTTAAGATATGATATATGGACAAAAATCGTGGATTGTGAGGATGTTCAATGAAACGTAATCAATTCAGTGAGTTCGTCACTTTTTGTCGCAGACTAGTTTTTCAAAGTAGCCTAGTAGGACTATTTACTTTAGTTAATATCCAAGAGATTTTAGCAGAGCAAGTAATCATAATTGAACCTAAAGCAGAAACAGTTTTAGGAAAAATGATAGATTATTTGAACGATCAAGAATCTTTGAGTTTTACTGCTGAAATTACCCAAGATTCAATTCTTGATTCTGGACAAAAAATTCAAATAGGAGCTTACAGTATTTTCAGGGTGAGAAGACCTAATAAAATTTGGATAGATTATCAAGGAGATCGCCGTCACGCCAGATTTTACTTTGACGGTAATATTTTTACCCTGGAAGATGTCGACAAAAAAGTATATGCAAGAATTGTAGTTGATACGGATCTTAATGGGCTCTTCAATTTTGCAGATACTCAATTAAATTTGACCATACCTTTAGAAGAATTAATCGCTAACGATAACGATTTAGAGGATATCAAGAGCAGAATTAATCAAGGTACTTATCTTGGCATTAGCTTTGTTAATCGCTTCCCCTGTTATCATCTAGCCTTTACTCAGGATAATCTTGATTGGCAAATTTGGATTCAAATTGGTGATCAACCAATACCTAAAAAATTCCTGATAACTTATAAAAATCTCCCTGGTTCTCCTCAGTATAGTGCAATAATGTCAGACTGGAATTTTGAGCCAATTCCTATTGCTGCACCAATTTTTTCCTTTGAACCCATGCAAAATTATCAAGAAATTGAGTTTTTATTACCGACCACAATCGAACAACCTTAGAAAGATAAAAGCCATGAGAAAAAAATCTTTTTTTACTTTTTTTCTACTAACGATTTGCCTCTGTTTACAAAATCTAATACCTCTACAAATAGCTTTAGCAGGGAGAGATTTTCAGAGAGGTTCAACAAGAACAGGAAGTCATAATAGTAGCGGTAAAAATGTCTCAAGAAATCGCAATACCAATCACTCTTCAATTTCCCGAGAGAATGTAGGACATCCTGACAATTTTGAAGGAGGGAATAGAAGCCGGGACAATCGAGAAGAAATCAACGGTAATCTGAGCAGAGAAGATCGTCAAGATTACCAAGGTAACAATCGAGAAGATCGTCAAGATTATCAGGACGCAAATCGAGAAGATCGCCAAGATTATCAGGACGCGAATAGAGAAGATCGTCAAGATTATCAAGACGAACGCTGGGATGAACGGGAAGATTGGCGAGAAGATCGCTGGGATGATATTGACGATTGGAGAGATGATCCCTGGGATTATTCTTATGATTGGGATGATTGGGCAGAAAGGCGTTTTTGGTATGGAGTAGGCGTGAGTTTAATAACTTTGCCTGCGGCTGCGATCGCCTTATCTGCTGGAGGTAATGACTACTACTACTATGACGGTGTTTATATGGAACCCCAAGGATCAAGTTATATAGTTACCTCAGCACCTGTTGATGCTAGGATTTCTGAACTTCCTGATGGTTATCTACCCCTGATGGTGGATGAACAACCCTATTATTACTATGGAGGTGCTTTTTATCAAGAAGTCTCAGGGGGTTATTTAGTAGTCGAGCCTCCTGCTGGGGCTGTAGTTCCATTTATTCCCGATGGATATACAAAAACTGAAGTTAACGGCAAAACTTATTTTGAGTACGCCGGGGTAACGTATCAAGGTTTCTATGATGGGGGTGATCTGCTTTACAAAGTCATTAATTAATTTAGTCTGTTAAGTCGTGATATCTTGAAAGTTGGGAGGTTCAATGAAACGGCTAAAACAAGCTGAGGCTTTTTTGTGGAAAGGTCAAATAGATTCAGCGATCGCGATAGTTTGGGAACTGCCGATATCTGAGCAATCATAGTATTACTTATCTCTTGATATAACTCAATTATCCCAAGAGTTAGGACTCTTTTTGACCTAAAATGAAAAAAAAATTAGTCAAGCTGAATGCTCAAGCAATTACTAAAAAAACAGCCCTATATCTATCGCCAGGTACAAATAGCCAAACGCAAAAAACGTTTAAAAGTAGATCGCCCTAATTGGAACGCTTTTGTGCAATCTGACGCGATCGCTTGGTCTCAAGC comes from the Gloeocapsa sp. PCC 73106 genome and includes:
- a CDS encoding agmatinase family protein, whose protein sequence is MTEHPFGPPNGNNNGHSSEAERALELENRLPLTGWQQEVNKGLEYGLEAAESITDRSIPTFSRGELPHYAGINTFMKAPYLEDVRQVGNYDVAIVGIPHDSGTTYRPGTRFGPQGIRRISALYTPYNFEMGVDLREQITMCDVGDIFTIPANNEKSFDQISKGVAHVFNSGAFPILLGGDHSIGFPTVRGICRHLGDKKVGIIHFDRHVDTQETDLDERMHTCPWFHATNMKNAPAKNLVQLGIGGWQVPRQGVKVCRERATNILTVTDITEMGLDAAANYAIERATDGTDCVWISFDIDCIDAGFVPGTGWPEPGGLLPREALGLLGKIIRKVPVCGLEVVEVSPPYDISDMTALMATRVICDTMAHLVLSGQLPRKSKPNYIHPEAQPEIVAWT
- the hypA gene encoding hydrogenase maturation nickel metallochaperone HypA → MHETDMTKALLITVRDWWESQPETYKITQIHLTVGRFTCVEPASLQFAFEVQTRNTFLEGAQLLIKETPLIAFCHHCQKEYAPAIGIQYACPVCRSPMEEIRSGRELKIERIEGVQKTH
- the hypB gene encoding hydrogenase nickel incorporation protein HypB gives rise to the protein MHQTFEAALGVNLLHANQVGASHNREHFDQWGIVCLNLMSSPGSGKTLLLERTLEKLSPELKIAVIEGDMTTELDAERLREYQVPVIAINTGRSCHLDAKMVAGGIHRLAYEYDPTDFDLVLVENVGNLVCPAEFEVGEHAKVALLSITEGEDKPLKYPVMFQEADCLLITKMDLAPYLEIDLDRIISNVRQMNPTVTIIPVSAKTGLGLEDWFKWLKNQVDLD
- a CDS encoding ABC transporter substrate-binding protein encodes the protein MKLRGIRSSLSLFIITLFLTIACTNPAVYIKTTTESQIGATAEVGAVRLGFSAWPGWFPWEVAQEKGIFKANQVAVDLKWFDGYLESISTLTAEQIDANSQTLGDTISSVVGGAEQVVVLVNDNSVGNDKVIVAEGINSVEDLTGKKVAAEEGTVDHFLLLLGLKEAGMSPQDIEFIPLETGKAASAFVGEQVDAVAVFAPFTTQALKRPGSKELFSSKDFPGAISDHLVFTREFVAESPDKVQAIVDAWFATIEAIQTNPERATEIMAKRAGVSVGEYQEYADGTKLFTVEENLKAFIPGNDMTSLHYAAEKIGEFLVEVGLANNEPDLSNLFDDRFVKAHAAKYKS
- a CDS encoding ABC transporter permease, encoding MTTNKLQPTVFWRLAEDIPKPLYTVLTITSIALPLLLWWLVTTLGNIDPKFLPSPGKVAEAFGRLWSTRELLKDTVASLWRVGVGFIWASLLSIPVGVLMGSFPSIRALFEPLFGLMRYMPAPAFIPLLILYLGIGEEPKITLIFIGVFFFNSLMVMDTVKFVPKDLIEATYILGGSRWQTLTQVIFPHVLPGILDACRINLAAAWQLVIVSELIASTEGLGRRISVAGRFLRTDEIFVGLIVIGVIGLSFDFLFQYLLRVSCKWSSQKR
- a CDS encoding ABC transporter ATP-binding protein; its protein translation is MYLKITNLYKNFETKQGNLVVLKDINMDIEESEFICAVGASGSGKSTLLRQIAGLDQPTSGDVKIDGKPVTGPGPDRGMVFQHYTLYPWMNIQENTEFGLKLQGIPSKEKRERASYYLNVVGLTKFAKSLPKELSGGMKQRAAIARALVCEPKVLLMDEPFGALDVHTKESMHDFMLDLWKRTKITIFMITHDVEEAVFLSNRIYALGARPGTVRREIVVNLPERSRQIKRQSIFHDYRDELMDLLRSHGQEAIANAA
- a CDS encoding DUF5602 domain-containing protein, whose translation is MDKANKNLTALTAFIALAVTTAVLALNFKPTVQIYGEQEQLGDGVIQTYVTLNEQKYPTEIGVMFTQASLSGLPTTPIEYELSLPSEALASTFRYVIVSWNPQGHEPIGIYDVPHFDFHFYSLSSEARQKITAMGEDLVRVSKPPLKEFMPFGYIPEGTPPAPKEGNHWINSYSSEFQGKAFTHTLIYGTYDGAIVFIEPMLTKALLETKPKLKELINLPQEFAQTGYYPTAYSVRYNQAQQVYTVSLDNLTLRYPQ
- a CDS encoding DUF2092 domain-containing protein, whose product is MKRNQFSEFVTFCRRLVFQSSLVGLFTLVNIQEILAEQVIIIEPKAETVLGKMIDYLNDQESLSFTAEITQDSILDSGQKIQIGAYSIFRVRRPNKIWIDYQGDRRHARFYFDGNIFTLEDVDKKVYARIVVDTDLNGLFNFADTQLNLTIPLEELIANDNDLEDIKSRINQGTYLGISFVNRFPCYHLAFTQDNLDWQIWIQIGDQPIPKKFLITYKNLPGSPQYSAIMSDWNFEPIPIAAPIFSFEPMQNYQEIEFLLPTTIEQP
- a CDS encoding DUF6515 family protein; translated protein: MRKKSFFTFFLLTICLCLQNLIPLQIALAGRDFQRGSTRTGSHNSSGKNVSRNRNTNHSSISRENVGHPDNFEGGNRSRDNREEINGNLSREDRQDYQGNNREDRQDYQDANREDRQDYQDANREDRQDYQDERWDEREDWREDRWDDIDDWRDDPWDYSYDWDDWAERRFWYGVGVSLITLPAAAIALSAGGNDYYYYDGVYMEPQGSSYIVTSAPVDARISELPDGYLPLMVDEQPYYYYGGAFYQEVSGGYLVVEPPAGAVVPFIPDGYTKTEVNGKTYFEYAGVTYQGFYDGGDLLYKVIN